The nucleotide sequence TTATCGCTCACTGAATAATCTCACGGTTAGGGATAACTATCCACTTCCGCTAATAGAAGATTGCCTAGAGCATTTGAGAGGCAAGAGTGTTTTCAGTCTGATTGATTTGAAGAGCGGTTTCCATCACGTGAAGATGGCTGAAGATTCCATACAGTATACTGCATTCGTAACACCAGAGGGCCAATATGAGTACTTGCGAATGCCATTTGGGCTCAAGAATGCCCCCAGTGTATTTCAGAGATTTATTACAAGAGTTTTGCGGAAGTTCATTGAAGGAGGGCAAATAGTGGTGTATATGGATGACATTCTATTAGCGAGCGCTAATTTCGATGAGCATTTGAAAACGCTAGAGCAAGTACTCTCCTGTTTGGCAGAGAATGGGTTGATTATTCAAATGGGAAAGTGCAAATTGGGGTATTCCTCGATCGAATATTTGGGATACCAGGCATCTTCAGAGGGAATTCGTCCTAGCGAGGACCATCTGAGAGCTATCCAAAACTATCCAACGCCACAGAATGTGAAGGAAGTCCATTCTTTCGTGGGACTTTGTGCTTATTTCCGGAGATTTGTTCCAGGATTTTCAACTATTGCTCGTCCCTTGCTGTCTCTTCTTAAAAAAGATGCGCgatttgattttgatgattcttGTGCAGAGGCTTATGAGGGGTTAAAGAGACGTTTGATTTCTTCGCCAGTTTTGGCCATTTACGATCCAAAGAGAGAGACAGAACTACATACTGATGCGAGTTCGTTGGGATTTGGAGCTGTGTTGCTTCAGCGACAAAATGATCAGAAATTACATCCAGTAGCGTACTTCTCAAAAAGTACGTCTAAAGCAGAATCAAAGTACCATTCGTATGAGTTGGAAACGTTGGCAATAATTTATGCCTTGAGTCGTTTTCGAGTTTATTTAAAAGGGATATCTTTTGTGATTGTTACAGATTGTAGCTCACTTGCGATGACGTTGAATCACCGATCAGATAGCCCACGTATTCAACGATGGGCGCTTGAATTGGAAAACTTTGATTATAAAATAGTCCACCGAAGTGGGACAAGGATGCATCATGTTGATGCTTTGAGTAGATGTTATCCAATAGCGGCCGTTGACTGTGATGATATAGATTTTCAACTGAGTGCGACTCAGAGTAGGGATAAGATGATTAGAGATTTGAGGGTCAAGTTGGAGAAGGAAGATAATAAAATGTTTGCTTTGAAAGACGGTTTGGTTTATAGACGCGATCAAAGAGGGAAGTTATTCTTTTACGTACCGGGAGAAATGGAAGTGAATCTGATTCGACAAATTCATGAGAAAATCGGACATTTTGGCTCGCAAAAGACCTATGAGAAATTGCGCACTCACtattggtttccagggatgaaagagaaaattgacAGTTATGTGAAAAATTGTGTGAAGTGCCTCTTTTACTCTACTCCCGCGCGAAGCAATATGCAGTCCTTGTATAATATTCCAAAACACCCAGTGCCTTTTCATACTCTGCATATCGATCATCTCGGGCCGTTGCCTTCGCTAGTATCAAAAAGGAAGCATATTTTGGTAGTGGTTGACGGATTTACGAAATTTACGCGAATTTATGCTGTCTCGTCAACAAGCACGAAGGAAGTGTGCTGCGCGTTGAAAAAATTCTTTGACTATTATAGTCGACCAGTGCGAATCATATCAGACCAAGGGAGTTGTTTCCGCTCGAATGAATTTAAGTCTTTCCTTGCCGAACGGAATATTGCCCATGTAGAAGTGGCAACAGCGTCCCCACAAGCAAACGGGCAGGTAGAGCGTGTTAATCGGGTTATTACTCCGATGTTAGGGAAACTTAGCGAACCTCTTCAACATGCAGACTGGGTGCGCCAGTTGAGCAAAGTCGAATTTTCTATTAACAATTCTTTTCATCGTTCAATTGGAACCACCCCAAGCAAGGTTCTTTTTGGTGTGGAACAGAGGGGAGAAGAGGTAGATCATTTGACTGAGCATTTGGATGCTAAAGAGTTAAATAATGAGCTACGAGATTTGAGTGCTCTGAGAGAATCCGCGTCGAAGAAAATAGAACAAGTCCAGAAGCAAAATCTGAGGCAGTTCGAGAAGATCCACAAGAATCCGTTGGTTTATAAAGAGGGCGATTTTGTTTTGCTACGAAATGTTGATACTACGGCAGGTACAAACAAGAAACTTATTCCTAAATTCAAGGGTCCCTACGTGGTGGACAAAGTTTTGCCTCATGACCGATATGTAGTAAGAGATGTTGAAAACTGTCAAGTTACACAAATTCCTTATAACGGAGTTATTGAATCAAAAAATTTGAGACTATGGAGATCCCCAGACTGTATACAGGGCAGGAGTTGGGCGGATCACGCCACTGATGAGAATGAAGTGTGAATTTTGATAGttatagtatttttatattAGATTAGATGTTCACTGGactttttgaagaaaagaaaaaaaaagagaaaaaatgttaGATGTTAAGTAGACGATAGGTGACATGACGAAACAAAATGACGTTGGGATCGGGTCGATCCCTAGTTAGGTCGGCCGAGTTGTGGTCAGACGGGACGGACGATACTTAGGATAATTGCCGCGAGATGGCTTATAACAGACGAAGACGGACGAACAACGAAGGACAGACAGACTTGAGTTGGACGCCAAAGAGAGTGgacgaaataaagaaaaacgtaAAAAGCTGTTCTGAGTGTTTTAATTCGAATTGAAATGGAgtctacaattttaatttttgaataattaaaatggattttctaCTTatcaaaagtgaatttttactgaccattttgcattttttgacCCAAATTAAATCATCAggggataataataataataatatgctggcacaacattctatgaaggaacaaggccttccccaAAGGGaatttctagacacgcattattattttttcttttacggggtgaagttgtcagtcccatgcccgtggaatcaagtgcagtggagctcactggatgcaatccgaacgcctttaacgccagaaaaattcctggtgacctaaaggggattcgaacccgggacacttgcatcatagagcgagtgctctaccacttgacccattaagTGCCCTAAACTACTATAAccatagggaagactggggcaaaagtcacaaatctaaaattttaaaattcaatatcttccaagataaataagataacggcttaaaattttttcatagagagcctccatagatcttcttcaatgtcgtaagtttgttagaatttgaacaaggaatttagaaaataaaaaaatatcgaaattttcagccctatttttgaaatattttccgtgcagaagatatcaattattagctacttatattaaatttgatgcattaCTGGTGAATATCTctcaaattatctggatattttttgaatacgaatccgctatctattttagaattttacaaagattcttttctccagaaatccttttactaaaagtgaccacttggggtaaaaagtaacaaaagctatggagcaaagagtaacaaaaaccgaaacaatttctgatgtcccactgTGATAAGAAACgttaatgctatgtgtcgccgcttgttgtttgtattggtcaaacgatttgcagtcttttgtgtgtttttttgtaaaatagcttaaaatgcgtttttttcgctcagatagagaaaactgtgtttttttagaagaataaatttcctatgaaaatatgcaatctaggtattttacttaaatttacggtaTCCCGTattaaagcgaatcaaaatgtgatagtattttatgcctgatactatttgccccagcatttttgagaatggtcacaaaattacctttaagaaaacggctcgataaatatatttccttaaaatagaagaaaatgactttcacagagttgtagagcggtaaatttcatataaaactgtactaattagaaattttggaagtgcttgggtagcttgtaaaaaaaataaaacatccgttttctgactttttgccccagtctcccctatttataaGATATAATATAACAGATTAATAAAGGGTTTTTGTGCAAATCCAGAATCCAGATTTGTGATTTCTTTAGCCTTATACATTTTCTAAGGTGTCGCTATATATTTTCAAAGCGCCTTATTGTTCTAAATGGAATAAAATGGAAAATCCTATAATAAGAAGTATAGTACTTTGGGGacagaaattgaaataaaacgaATTTTAGAATTAAGAGAGAAAAGAGAGGAAATAATTGTACTATTAGTAACAATGATTTTACATAACAAACTCACATGAAAAGCGACATTAAGACATCAATTCCTTATTTTTCAATACATCGGACTTTGATAGCGCGCTACTCGTCTCCCATGTATACTTTGTGTGACTTCTTCGAAAGGTTTATGTCTTAAAACTTATAATATGAAATATACTTATGCCTTTAAGAGTGGGCTACAGGGGTtaacattttcaatttcttcgTCTTGATGAAATTGCAAGAGAACTAGTTCGTAGGTGACAATTGTTCCAGCCACACTGAGTACGAGTCTTCTGGTTAGATAGAAAAACTTCATTCCCGATAAGGCAATGGTGTCATTGGACACTTCTTCGTAGAATCTCTTGACTTCCAAACACCAGGATTCCAGTGGCACCACCCGGAATATCTGAATAGGTACTTTGGCTTCTTCATTCACCTCAGCAGCATAGAGAGATACAGCCAGTGTGCGAGCAATCAGGAAGATCAAGGAAAACCAGAAGTAGAAGGTATGAGTGAGCGAATCTTTGGGGCTTGAATGACAGGGATTTTCGTATTAAtgcaaaagacaaaaaatagaaaaaacgcAAGGACTTACTTTAAACTATTAAGCAGTTGGACGCAAATGAAGAAAAGGTTATTGGAGAAAGACACAAGAGTTATGTGACTTATGTGATTATCAACAGTCTCACAGAGATCACACATCCGTCGATAGGCAGATCGATGCTTTTGCCAGTACTCCTCTGATACTGCTCGACCTTTGTAGACCACTAATTGATTATTTATCCTTTTAAATCCAGTCGATAGCCCTATGCTGATTACCATCACGAAGCAATCCATGTAACTCCACATAAAAGTGCTAATGAAGTTGATAATCTGAGCACAGATCGCTTTTTCCAATGAATACTTTGTATATGCAAAGAGTTGCGTGAATTCTTGTTTAAATAAAGATGTTATGGGATCGTCCTTTATTGGACAAACTTGAGTATAGTGTACGAGCGTGGCCAGAGAGAGAAGATGCTCAACTAAATGAAGGAACACACCTTACTAATCTATCCAAATTTGAATATTAAGGTAACTTACTCAAAGAAAATACCATCACGGCAGCAGTTACAATATACAACTTTTTCCTCAGATGTCGTTTCTCCTGGATTTTTTGAGATGCACTGAAACACATTTCTGACTTTTTCCACTCTTCCATCAGTGATGGCCATTTCCTAGCCAGGCCaataaaagcataaattatatacaAATTGGATGTGTAGAAAATAACTGGAACAACtttcacaaattcaatttttgaactcAAACTGTAATGTAATGTAATTATAGCATATATTCCAGTGGCTATCAATGCTACAAGGCTATAAAGTGTTCGGAAACTAAGCCAAGTAAATCTCATATCTTTGGGATTTTTCGAAGTAATACCAGTTACGGGCATTACACCAAAGCATTGAGCCATTAtgacaattttctttatggCTTGCTGAAAACTTCCATCGTAGTTCCAGGGATATTCTTGCTTGATATTGTAGGAGAGTGGATCTTCAGATTCTTTACCAAACGTCTCAATGGGACGTTTTGCCAGGGGTTCAATTGAAGATGAACTTACAACCGGTGTAAGAAATCTGAAATGAGTAAAAAAAGTAGAAGAAactgcccatgcttcgtacgatcccattCGTAATGGGTAAATTTGGTAAATTATtcctatgtttttgaaaaaatataactcCACAATATGTCTTGAAGACCGGCCACcttcaaaaaaatatgaacaaaaaaatatgaacaattTAGCCATTGCAAAGCTTGGGATTGTACGTAGCATGGGCAGGTACTTTCCTTTAATTCTACAATTATTAGAAAatcctttttaaattatttaatttcaaactTGTTCCATTCTAAAGCGTTTtaataattcacaaacatttacgaacaattttacgattttttttctgtgtagaatcCCATCAAGTGCACCTCAGTAGCTTTAATGGATGCAGATAATAATCTTTCCCAAAAGGTTTGCTTATTTTTCTCAGGACGTTTTATGATGTATATCTTGTTCTATTAGACCTATTTCTTATTATCTGTTATACCAAATGACCCTAAGAAAGCTGTTTATTGTAACTTACGAGAAGTGTAACATTCCTACATTTCACCTTTCTTTCAATTGAAAGATGTGCCACCCATATCGAACTTGGAAACCTTCTGgcttttttcaataataaaaatgcttgaattcttatttttcaaTCTGTTAATgatcttttcatttttaatacatgttTAGGATATTTAAAATAGTGTCATAAATGTTacacttaagaaaaaacctaaaaagttacaactctatggcagagttgaattaactctacgaatgtCGATGTAATTGTtgctctttttcgttgtaaattttagtaaatagagttgaaacaactctgcgtccgagttgaattaattcgtcggatatcgatgtaattattactctttttcaatgtaaaatttcatctcgactgaagtatatgcttaagtgttttcgttttaagaatatacttcagtcaagaagattttcgcgtgaaaaaagttcataaggaacatcaattagaaatatgcctaacagtgcttcatgaagacatgtgcttgcatcatacgtgatatttcgctcggaacatagggaacttggggtcaagaaaatattaataaagaaaatgataaaataaaaaaaaacataaaattgcaaaacatattcattttgggatttgaaagagttattttaactctaaaagagatttttttttaactcctgAAACCAGTTATTTTCAGtgttaaaaaaagtatttacactcttttgtcatgtaaatttaaggaaaaaaaagttaaaacaactctttcgAATATTATaactaaatagaagtaaaatcaactcttaAATATAGAAATTCGAAAATCAcgacgaaaaagagttaattcaacatcgattcgagtaagttataatcgattatttttctgagtgtagagATCGTTCAAAATGGAGTTGATCTTTCGAAAACAAAATCTAGATTTCGAATTTTTCCAAGCCAAGTTTTTGCTGTTTTTATCAGGTTGAGAGCAAAATCACGAACCAAGTACTTGACCTTTTAGGAAAGAAACAGTTTTCAGAGACCGAcattcaacaataaaaataaaaccgacCGATTCGACAgttttttttacctctatgaacgatagctcaaaaatttaagaaagttcTATGAAAATACTTATGAATGATAAATTTGACTATACAATAAAAAGTactatgtatgagtattgtagttccTATAATCGAAAGGGTTGTGCTTAAAAAagttggaaatataaaaaaataattaataatataataattgagcttttaatattatatagcaaatagttgtagatttgcaaaaaatatcctagatttctgCAACTTTCTCAGGGGACTctcgacattttatttttccatacgttccatacgtttttgtatagttgcactgaagactattggcaagttttttcctaaagagaattaacttataagtctgatatatttcgaaatcgtgcattaaaagctacctaaaaatacatatttcataatgttcgccaaaattatacaagaactacgcgcaaatttgtttaagttgcggtgcaaaatttttagaaggaaaagtgaaaaatagcttcattttttattaggtttgatggGCTCCTGAACtttctactttacgattacgtacaaaatttaggaaaaaataactttatgtaGTTAGAAAAAATCTCTTGTAGACTCCAATCCAAATCTGTCTGTCCCTCGTTGGTTCGTCCATCTTCGTCTGGTATAAAGCCATCTCGCTGAGGATCTCGCGGCAATTATTCTAAGTATCGTCCGTCCCGTCTGACCACACTCTATGGGTCACCTataacccaatcgtccttaaaaggttaagccCAATATGCTCGTTTTTTAGCAAATCCAAGTGCAATCTCCTTTCcaaaatttgattgaaattaCGTGTCGACCTACGTgtgggcctcagtggatcag is from Phlebotomus papatasi isolate M1 chromosome 1, Ppap_2.1, whole genome shotgun sequence and encodes:
- the LOC129809496 gene encoding gustatory receptor for sugar taste 64f-like; protein product: MGIGHSRKTGQMKVHRRTAWDGKFSRKIANSHSPKIKTIRFLTPVVSSSSIEPLAKRPIETFGKESEDPLSYNIKQEYPWNYDGSFQQAIKKIVIMAQCFGVMPVTGITSKNPKDMRFTWLSFRTLYSLVALIATGIYAIITLHYSLSSKIEFVKVVPVIFYTSNLYIIYAFIGLARKWPSLMEEWKKSEMCFSASQKIQEKRHLRKKLYIVTAAVMVFSLIEHLLSLATLVHYTQVCPIKDDPITSLFKQEFTQLFAYTKYSLEKAICAQIINFISTFMWSYMDCFVMVISIGLSTGFKRINNQLVVYKGRAVSEEYWQKHRSAYRRMCDLCETVDNHISHITLVSFSNNLFFICVQLLNSLNPKDSLTHTFYFWFSLIFLIARTLAVSLYAAEVNEEAKVPIQIFRVVPLESWCLEVKRFYEEVSNDTIALSGMKFFYLTRRLVLSVAGTIVTYELVLLQFHQDEEIENVNPCSPLLKA